In a genomic window of Melanotaenia boesemani isolate fMelBoe1 chromosome 1, fMelBoe1.pri, whole genome shotgun sequence:
- the LOC121640060 gene encoding mucin-5AC-like isoform X1, translated as MDVANVSAMTLYLSACFFLFYHHPFFSLVFLLEWGGDVRRRGSLVRSVSPASLAPPTSAEALHTAGARALSNGASATEPRQQSSTATACRVSPMELPLGGPALRHYTQSRPRPHRQKLNYRPNRLQETIIESENEVLELMGRVDEGVEEFFTKRVLPTDTLNKQDEESITVHEVAPASSVPCPPPTKTLRRKLGDFFTLKKRRGLKSEPSQEGRPKKASIADLIRPLREATRSEKDKDKDRGKDHDKENEKEKAKEHPSAVTGESAVQETPVTGEAPLRGEAVPPRRALREGKSQSLILLSGSAAAGTTNVRNSAKKPFEGQHSFEQKLHLMLQRIGVSKPQPGETQNQEGEMKKAESEGTIIDSKPEPPPTFSKPRTMSASSDTRHQIRASVSAHEAAGKPALLPKPVIKPGPPPTTSGRNTPENELAQIQEAETNTPTKASPAATSPAPAAPPAPTPAATTTTSVSTISNSVPESASVTVSPASTATPLDTDICTDSVNSTAAATTPICSTGLDSKASISETSAPTTEPSTSIIPKLKSTSTSTVTPGTVSVPPTSSDTITPSLSVTSTIETMTTPSITTQQTVSAPSNQSSVSKTPTDLSTKSALVEPKGALTVDATPAAGNDADFSVTTAASSLSTSTSDMPSDMSTTISSVSGAGDKSTLIASSSTVTLVSSVPKTSCPSFQCSDTVIAAVPHDVPITTPTTTTSVALPPTTATPSVPDETTSPTSSDWMNSVSAPTASHPTILSPVETSSPSTSSSETNPTDTTSTATCLNRADTISTSSSAHTTDSDPPLSSNVSIILTPPVSSLPPTDSSSAPSHHLMSPAPSDGSPVQDHDISRVEKTEKPTDKDTVEQELEMVQESKSVELDEEKKGVDTGEKSESDNEKPVLDNSDATSKEEQVEGVKAGEDFVAEPASGKESDGSRDEAVTEDLKEE; from the exons ATGGATGTAGCAAATGTCAGTGCAATGACTCTATACCTGTCTGCGTGCTTCTTCTTATTTTATCaccatccttttttttccctggttTTCCTCTTGGAGTGGGGAGGGGATGTAAGAAGGCGAGGTTCTCTTGTCAGATCTGTCAGTCCAGCCAGCCTGGCCCCGCCCACTTCAGCTGAGGCATTACATACTGCTGGTGCTCGTGCTCTTAGCAACGGTGCCTCAGCAACAGAGCCACGGCAACAGAGCTCCACGGCAACAGCGTGCCGTGTCTCCCCAATGGAGCTGCCATTGGGCGGACCAGCTCTCAGGCACTACACCCAGAGCAGACCGAGACCTCACCGACAAAAACTGAACTATCGTCCCAACAGACTGCAG GAAACAATAATTGAGAGTGAAAATGAAGTCCTTGAGCTCATGGGGAGAGTGGATGAAGGAGTTGAGGAGTTCTTTACAAAGAGAGTACTCCCTACTGATACACT GAACAAGCAAGATGAGGAATCAATCACGGTACACGAGGTGGCTCCTGCCAGCTCCGTTCCTTGTCCACCACCGACAAAAACACTCAGGAGGAAACTTGGTGATTTCTTTACACTCAAAAAGAGGAGAGGTTTGAAATCCGAGCCGAGCCAGGAGGGTCGCCCCAAAAAGGCCTCCATCGCTGATCTCATTCGTCCTCTCAGGGAGGCCACCAGGTCTGAGAAAGACAAGGACAAGGACCGAGGGAAGGATCACGacaaggaaaatgaaaaagagaaagcaaaagAGCATCCCAGTGCTGTTACAGGAGAATCAGCTGTTCAGGAGACACCTGTTACTGGTGAAGCACCGCTGAGGGGTGAGGCGGTGCCTCCCCGCCGCGCTCTCAGAGAGGGGAAATCCCAATCTCTCATTCTGCTGTCTggatcagcagcagcagggacTACCAATGTTAGAAACAGTGCAAAG AAACCATTTGAAGGCCAACATAGCTTTGAGCAGAAACTCCATCTCATGCTTCAGCGTATTGGAGTTTCCAAACCTCAGCCAGGAGAGACAcag AATCAAGAGGGAGAGATGAAAAAGGCAGAGTCTGAAG GTACCATCATTGACAGTAAGCCTGAGCCACCTCCTACTTTCTCAAAACCTCGAACAATGTCTGCATCATCAG ACACGCGGCATCAAATTCGAGCAAGTGTGTCAGCACACGAGGCAGCTGGGAAGCCTGCTTTGCTTCCAAAACCAGTAATCAAACCAGGTCCACCGCCCACAACATCTGGCCGTAACACACCTGAGAACGAGCTAGCCCAGATACAGGAAGCAGAGACAAACACGCCTACTAAAGCCAGTCCAGCTGCGACTTCGCCagctcctgctgctcctcctgctcctaCACCAGCTGCTACCACCACTACTTCTGTATCGACAATCTCAAactcagttccagagtcagccAGTGTTACAGTTTCCCCTGCAAGTACTGCAACTCCTTTGGACACAGATATATGCACTGACTCAGTTAACTCTACTGCAGCAGCTACAACACCCATATGCAGTACAGGGCTTGACAGCAAAGCCTCTATCTCCGAAACCAGTGCCCCTACCACTGAACCTTCCACTTCTATCATTCCAAAACTTAAAAGCACCAGTACATCAACAGTGACCCCTGGCACTGTCTCAGTTCCTCCCACATCCTCAGACACCATCACCCCAAGCCTCTCTGTCACTTCTACCATAGAAACAATGACTACGCCTTCCATTACCACCCAACAAACTGTTTCTGCTCCCAGCAACCAAAGCTCAGTTTCCAAAACACCAACAGATCTGTCAACCAAGTCAGCTTTGGTGGAGCCAAAAGGTGCTCTCACCGTTGATGCTACTCCAGCTGCTGGAAATGATGCAGATTTTTCTGTCACCACTGCAGCTTCTTCACTCTCCACCAGCACATCAGATATGCCATCAGACATGTCTACCACCATTAGTTCAGTTTCTGGAGCTGGTGATAAATCCACTTTAATTGCTTCCAGTAGCACCGTAACATTAGTTTCTTCGGTCCCTAAAACTTCATGCCCCTCTTTTCAGTGTAGCGACACAGTTATTGCTGCAGTTCCACATGACGTCCCTATTACCACACCCACCACTACCACCTCTGTTGCCCTGCCCCCCACCACCGCCACCCCTTCCGTCCCAGATGAGACCACCAGCCCAACATCCAGTGACTGGATGAACTCTGTCTCTGCACCCACTGCTAGTCACCCAACCATCCTTAGCCCAGTTGAGACCTCCAGTCCCTCCACTTCTTCCAGTGAAACAAACCCAACAGACACCACTTCCACCGCCACATGTTTAAATAGAGCAGATACCATCTCCACCAGTAGTTCAGCACACACAACTGATTCAGACCCACCTCTCTCCAGCAATGTCAGCATCATCCTCACACCACCTGTCTCTAGCCTGCCCCCTACTGATAGCTCAAGTGCCCCTTCTCACCATTTGATGAGTCCAGCACCTTCTGATGGTAGTCCAGTCCAAGATCATGACATCTCAAGggtggaaaaaacagaaaagcccACTGACAAAGACACAG TAGAACAAGAGCTTGAGATGGTCCAAGAAAGCAAGTCAGTTGAGCTGGATGAGGAGAAGAAAGGTGTTGATACTGGAGAGAAGAGCGAAAGTGACAATGAAAAACCAGTGCTTGACAACAGTGATGCGACAAGTAAAGAAGAGCAAGTTGAAGGTGTGAAAGCTGGAGAAGACTTTGTGGCTGAGCCTGCATCTGGTAAAGAGAGTGATGGAAGCAGAGATGAAGCAGTCACCGAGGATCTAAAGGAAGAATAA
- the LOC121640060 gene encoding mucin-5AC-like isoform X2: MDVANVSAMTLYLSACFFLFYHHPFFSLVFLLEWGGDVRRRGSLVRSVSPASLAPPTSAEALHTAGARALSNGASATEPRQQSSTATACRVSPMELPLGGPALRHYTQSRPRPHRQKLNYRPNRLQETIIESENEVLELMGRVDEGVEEFFTKRVLPTDTLNKQDEESITVHEVAPASSVPCPPPTKTLRRKLGDFFTLKKRRGLKSEPSQEGRPKKASIADLIRPLREATRSEKDKDKDRGKDHDKENEKEKAKEHPSAVTGESAVQETPVTGEAPLRGEAVPPRRALREGKSQSLILLSGSAAAGTTNVRNSAKKPFEGQHSFEQKLHLMLQRIGVSKPQPGETQNQEGEMKKAESEGTIIDSKPEPPPTFSKPRTMSASSDTRHQIRASVSAHEAAGKPALLPKPVIKPGPPPTTSGRNTPENELAQIQEAETNTPTKASPAATSPAPAAPPAPTPAATTTTSVSTISNSVPESASVTVSPASTATPLDTDICTDSVNSTAAATTPICSTGLDSKASISETSAPTTEPSTSIIPKLKSTSTSTVTPGTVSVPPTSSDTITPSLSVTSTIETMTTPSITTQQTVSAPSNQSSVSKTPTDLSTKSALVEPKGALTVDATPAAGNDADFSVTTAASSLSTSTSDMPSDMSTTISSVSGAGDKSTLIASSSTVTLVSSVPKTSCPSFQCSDTVIAAVPHDVPITTPTTTTSVALPPTTATPSVPDETTSPTSSDWMNSVSAPTASHPTILSPVETSSPSTSSSETNPTDTTSTATCLNRADTISTSSSAHTTDSDPPLSSNVSIILTPPVSSLPPTDSSSAPSHHLMSPAPSDGSPVQDHDISRVEKTEKPTDKDTEQELEMVQESKSVELDEEKKGVDTGEKSESDNEKPVLDNSDATSKEEQVEGVKAGEDFVAEPASGKESDGSRDEAVTEDLKEE, translated from the exons ATGGATGTAGCAAATGTCAGTGCAATGACTCTATACCTGTCTGCGTGCTTCTTCTTATTTTATCaccatccttttttttccctggttTTCCTCTTGGAGTGGGGAGGGGATGTAAGAAGGCGAGGTTCTCTTGTCAGATCTGTCAGTCCAGCCAGCCTGGCCCCGCCCACTTCAGCTGAGGCATTACATACTGCTGGTGCTCGTGCTCTTAGCAACGGTGCCTCAGCAACAGAGCCACGGCAACAGAGCTCCACGGCAACAGCGTGCCGTGTCTCCCCAATGGAGCTGCCATTGGGCGGACCAGCTCTCAGGCACTACACCCAGAGCAGACCGAGACCTCACCGACAAAAACTGAACTATCGTCCCAACAGACTGCAG GAAACAATAATTGAGAGTGAAAATGAAGTCCTTGAGCTCATGGGGAGAGTGGATGAAGGAGTTGAGGAGTTCTTTACAAAGAGAGTACTCCCTACTGATACACT GAACAAGCAAGATGAGGAATCAATCACGGTACACGAGGTGGCTCCTGCCAGCTCCGTTCCTTGTCCACCACCGACAAAAACACTCAGGAGGAAACTTGGTGATTTCTTTACACTCAAAAAGAGGAGAGGTTTGAAATCCGAGCCGAGCCAGGAGGGTCGCCCCAAAAAGGCCTCCATCGCTGATCTCATTCGTCCTCTCAGGGAGGCCACCAGGTCTGAGAAAGACAAGGACAAGGACCGAGGGAAGGATCACGacaaggaaaatgaaaaagagaaagcaaaagAGCATCCCAGTGCTGTTACAGGAGAATCAGCTGTTCAGGAGACACCTGTTACTGGTGAAGCACCGCTGAGGGGTGAGGCGGTGCCTCCCCGCCGCGCTCTCAGAGAGGGGAAATCCCAATCTCTCATTCTGCTGTCTggatcagcagcagcagggacTACCAATGTTAGAAACAGTGCAAAG AAACCATTTGAAGGCCAACATAGCTTTGAGCAGAAACTCCATCTCATGCTTCAGCGTATTGGAGTTTCCAAACCTCAGCCAGGAGAGACAcag AATCAAGAGGGAGAGATGAAAAAGGCAGAGTCTGAAG GTACCATCATTGACAGTAAGCCTGAGCCACCTCCTACTTTCTCAAAACCTCGAACAATGTCTGCATCATCAG ACACGCGGCATCAAATTCGAGCAAGTGTGTCAGCACACGAGGCAGCTGGGAAGCCTGCTTTGCTTCCAAAACCAGTAATCAAACCAGGTCCACCGCCCACAACATCTGGCCGTAACACACCTGAGAACGAGCTAGCCCAGATACAGGAAGCAGAGACAAACACGCCTACTAAAGCCAGTCCAGCTGCGACTTCGCCagctcctgctgctcctcctgctcctaCACCAGCTGCTACCACCACTACTTCTGTATCGACAATCTCAAactcagttccagagtcagccAGTGTTACAGTTTCCCCTGCAAGTACTGCAACTCCTTTGGACACAGATATATGCACTGACTCAGTTAACTCTACTGCAGCAGCTACAACACCCATATGCAGTACAGGGCTTGACAGCAAAGCCTCTATCTCCGAAACCAGTGCCCCTACCACTGAACCTTCCACTTCTATCATTCCAAAACTTAAAAGCACCAGTACATCAACAGTGACCCCTGGCACTGTCTCAGTTCCTCCCACATCCTCAGACACCATCACCCCAAGCCTCTCTGTCACTTCTACCATAGAAACAATGACTACGCCTTCCATTACCACCCAACAAACTGTTTCTGCTCCCAGCAACCAAAGCTCAGTTTCCAAAACACCAACAGATCTGTCAACCAAGTCAGCTTTGGTGGAGCCAAAAGGTGCTCTCACCGTTGATGCTACTCCAGCTGCTGGAAATGATGCAGATTTTTCTGTCACCACTGCAGCTTCTTCACTCTCCACCAGCACATCAGATATGCCATCAGACATGTCTACCACCATTAGTTCAGTTTCTGGAGCTGGTGATAAATCCACTTTAATTGCTTCCAGTAGCACCGTAACATTAGTTTCTTCGGTCCCTAAAACTTCATGCCCCTCTTTTCAGTGTAGCGACACAGTTATTGCTGCAGTTCCACATGACGTCCCTATTACCACACCCACCACTACCACCTCTGTTGCCCTGCCCCCCACCACCGCCACCCCTTCCGTCCCAGATGAGACCACCAGCCCAACATCCAGTGACTGGATGAACTCTGTCTCTGCACCCACTGCTAGTCACCCAACCATCCTTAGCCCAGTTGAGACCTCCAGTCCCTCCACTTCTTCCAGTGAAACAAACCCAACAGACACCACTTCCACCGCCACATGTTTAAATAGAGCAGATACCATCTCCACCAGTAGTTCAGCACACACAACTGATTCAGACCCACCTCTCTCCAGCAATGTCAGCATCATCCTCACACCACCTGTCTCTAGCCTGCCCCCTACTGATAGCTCAAGTGCCCCTTCTCACCATTTGATGAGTCCAGCACCTTCTGATGGTAGTCCAGTCCAAGATCATGACATCTCAAGggtggaaaaaacagaaaagcccACTGACAAAGACACAG AACAAGAGCTTGAGATGGTCCAAGAAAGCAAGTCAGTTGAGCTGGATGAGGAGAAGAAAGGTGTTGATACTGGAGAGAAGAGCGAAAGTGACAATGAAAAACCAGTGCTTGACAACAGTGATGCGACAAGTAAAGAAGAGCAAGTTGAAGGTGTGAAAGCTGGAGAAGACTTTGTGGCTGAGCCTGCATCTGGTAAAGAGAGTGATGGAAGCAGAGATGAAGCAGTCACCGAGGATCTAAAGGAAGAATAA
- the LOC121640060 gene encoding mucin-5AC-like isoform X3: protein MKWGGDVRRRGSLVRSVSPASLAPPTSAEALHTAGARALSNGASATEPRQQSSTATACRVSPMELPLGGPALRHYTQSRPRPHRQKLNYRPNRLQETIIESENEVLELMGRVDEGVEEFFTKRVLPTDTLNKQDEESITVHEVAPASSVPCPPPTKTLRRKLGDFFTLKKRRGLKSEPSQEGRPKKASIADLIRPLREATRSEKDKDKDRGKDHDKENEKEKAKEHPSAVTGESAVQETPVTGEAPLRGEAVPPRRALREGKSQSLILLSGSAAAGTTNVRNSAKKPFEGQHSFEQKLHLMLQRIGVSKPQPGETQNQEGEMKKAESEGTIIDSKPEPPPTFSKPRTMSASSDTRHQIRASVSAHEAAGKPALLPKPVIKPGPPPTTSGRNTPENELAQIQEAETNTPTKASPAATSPAPAAPPAPTPAATTTTSVSTISNSVPESASVTVSPASTATPLDTDICTDSVNSTAAATTPICSTGLDSKASISETSAPTTEPSTSIIPKLKSTSTSTVTPGTVSVPPTSSDTITPSLSVTSTIETMTTPSITTQQTVSAPSNQSSVSKTPTDLSTKSALVEPKGALTVDATPAAGNDADFSVTTAASSLSTSTSDMPSDMSTTISSVSGAGDKSTLIASSSTVTLVSSVPKTSCPSFQCSDTVIAAVPHDVPITTPTTTTSVALPPTTATPSVPDETTSPTSSDWMNSVSAPTASHPTILSPVETSSPSTSSSETNPTDTTSTATCLNRADTISTSSSAHTTDSDPPLSSNVSIILTPPVSSLPPTDSSSAPSHHLMSPAPSDGSPVQDHDISRVEKTEKPTDKDTVEQELEMVQESKSVELDEEKKGVDTGEKSESDNEKPVLDNSDATSKEEQVEGVKAGEDFVAEPASGKESDGSRDEAVTEDLKEE, encoded by the exons TGGGGAGGGGATGTAAGAAGGCGAGGTTCTCTTGTCAGATCTGTCAGTCCAGCCAGCCTGGCCCCGCCCACTTCAGCTGAGGCATTACATACTGCTGGTGCTCGTGCTCTTAGCAACGGTGCCTCAGCAACAGAGCCACGGCAACAGAGCTCCACGGCAACAGCGTGCCGTGTCTCCCCAATGGAGCTGCCATTGGGCGGACCAGCTCTCAGGCACTACACCCAGAGCAGACCGAGACCTCACCGACAAAAACTGAACTATCGTCCCAACAGACTGCAG GAAACAATAATTGAGAGTGAAAATGAAGTCCTTGAGCTCATGGGGAGAGTGGATGAAGGAGTTGAGGAGTTCTTTACAAAGAGAGTACTCCCTACTGATACACT GAACAAGCAAGATGAGGAATCAATCACGGTACACGAGGTGGCTCCTGCCAGCTCCGTTCCTTGTCCACCACCGACAAAAACACTCAGGAGGAAACTTGGTGATTTCTTTACACTCAAAAAGAGGAGAGGTTTGAAATCCGAGCCGAGCCAGGAGGGTCGCCCCAAAAAGGCCTCCATCGCTGATCTCATTCGTCCTCTCAGGGAGGCCACCAGGTCTGAGAAAGACAAGGACAAGGACCGAGGGAAGGATCACGacaaggaaaatgaaaaagagaaagcaaaagAGCATCCCAGTGCTGTTACAGGAGAATCAGCTGTTCAGGAGACACCTGTTACTGGTGAAGCACCGCTGAGGGGTGAGGCGGTGCCTCCCCGCCGCGCTCTCAGAGAGGGGAAATCCCAATCTCTCATTCTGCTGTCTggatcagcagcagcagggacTACCAATGTTAGAAACAGTGCAAAG AAACCATTTGAAGGCCAACATAGCTTTGAGCAGAAACTCCATCTCATGCTTCAGCGTATTGGAGTTTCCAAACCTCAGCCAGGAGAGACAcag AATCAAGAGGGAGAGATGAAAAAGGCAGAGTCTGAAG GTACCATCATTGACAGTAAGCCTGAGCCACCTCCTACTTTCTCAAAACCTCGAACAATGTCTGCATCATCAG ACACGCGGCATCAAATTCGAGCAAGTGTGTCAGCACACGAGGCAGCTGGGAAGCCTGCTTTGCTTCCAAAACCAGTAATCAAACCAGGTCCACCGCCCACAACATCTGGCCGTAACACACCTGAGAACGAGCTAGCCCAGATACAGGAAGCAGAGACAAACACGCCTACTAAAGCCAGTCCAGCTGCGACTTCGCCagctcctgctgctcctcctgctcctaCACCAGCTGCTACCACCACTACTTCTGTATCGACAATCTCAAactcagttccagagtcagccAGTGTTACAGTTTCCCCTGCAAGTACTGCAACTCCTTTGGACACAGATATATGCACTGACTCAGTTAACTCTACTGCAGCAGCTACAACACCCATATGCAGTACAGGGCTTGACAGCAAAGCCTCTATCTCCGAAACCAGTGCCCCTACCACTGAACCTTCCACTTCTATCATTCCAAAACTTAAAAGCACCAGTACATCAACAGTGACCCCTGGCACTGTCTCAGTTCCTCCCACATCCTCAGACACCATCACCCCAAGCCTCTCTGTCACTTCTACCATAGAAACAATGACTACGCCTTCCATTACCACCCAACAAACTGTTTCTGCTCCCAGCAACCAAAGCTCAGTTTCCAAAACACCAACAGATCTGTCAACCAAGTCAGCTTTGGTGGAGCCAAAAGGTGCTCTCACCGTTGATGCTACTCCAGCTGCTGGAAATGATGCAGATTTTTCTGTCACCACTGCAGCTTCTTCACTCTCCACCAGCACATCAGATATGCCATCAGACATGTCTACCACCATTAGTTCAGTTTCTGGAGCTGGTGATAAATCCACTTTAATTGCTTCCAGTAGCACCGTAACATTAGTTTCTTCGGTCCCTAAAACTTCATGCCCCTCTTTTCAGTGTAGCGACACAGTTATTGCTGCAGTTCCACATGACGTCCCTATTACCACACCCACCACTACCACCTCTGTTGCCCTGCCCCCCACCACCGCCACCCCTTCCGTCCCAGATGAGACCACCAGCCCAACATCCAGTGACTGGATGAACTCTGTCTCTGCACCCACTGCTAGTCACCCAACCATCCTTAGCCCAGTTGAGACCTCCAGTCCCTCCACTTCTTCCAGTGAAACAAACCCAACAGACACCACTTCCACCGCCACATGTTTAAATAGAGCAGATACCATCTCCACCAGTAGTTCAGCACACACAACTGATTCAGACCCACCTCTCTCCAGCAATGTCAGCATCATCCTCACACCACCTGTCTCTAGCCTGCCCCCTACTGATAGCTCAAGTGCCCCTTCTCACCATTTGATGAGTCCAGCACCTTCTGATGGTAGTCCAGTCCAAGATCATGACATCTCAAGggtggaaaaaacagaaaagcccACTGACAAAGACACAG TAGAACAAGAGCTTGAGATGGTCCAAGAAAGCAAGTCAGTTGAGCTGGATGAGGAGAAGAAAGGTGTTGATACTGGAGAGAAGAGCGAAAGTGACAATGAAAAACCAGTGCTTGACAACAGTGATGCGACAAGTAAAGAAGAGCAAGTTGAAGGTGTGAAAGCTGGAGAAGACTTTGTGGCTGAGCCTGCATCTGGTAAAGAGAGTGATGGAAGCAGAGATGAAGCAGTCACCGAGGATCTAAAGGAAGAATAA
- the nudt21 gene encoding cleavage and polyadenylation specificity factor subunit 5, producing the protein MSVVPPSRSATGWPRRGGDQFASKYISGPAKPLTLERTINLYPLTNYTFGTKEPLYEKDSSVAARFQRMREEFDKMGMRRTVEGVLIVHEHRLPHVLLLQLGTTFFKLPGGELSPGEDEVEGLKRLMTEILGRQDGVKQDWVIDDCIGNWWRPNFEPPQYPYIPAHITKPKEHKKLFLVQLQEKALFAVPKNYKLVAAPLFELYDNAPGYGPIISSLPQLLSRFNFIYN; encoded by the exons ATGTCGGTCGTGCCTCCCAGTCGCTCGGCTACCGGCTGGCCGCGCCGCGGTGGAGACCAATTTGCGAGCAAATACATCAGTGGGCCCGCTAAACCGCTCACCCTGGAGAGGACCATCAACCT aTACCCCCTCACTAACTACACATTTGGCACCAAGGAACCTCTGTATGAGAAGGACAGCTCTGTGGCTGCCAGGTTCCAGCGAATGCGGGAAGAGTTTGACAAGATGGGCATGCGGAGGACGGTGGAGGGTGTTCTCATTGTTCATGAACACAGGCTGCCTCATGTGTTACTGCTGCAGCTAGGGACAACATTCTTCAAACT GCCTGGTGGAGAGTTGAGTCCTGGAGAAGATGAGGTAGAGGGTCTGAAACGCTTGATGACTGAG ATCCTTGGACGACAGGATGGGGTGAAGCAGGACTGGGTGATTGACGACTGCATCGGCAACTGGTGGCGTCCCAACTTTGAGCCTCCACAG TACCCATATATTCCAGCTCATATCACCAAACCAAAGGAGCATAAAAAACTGTTCCTGGTTCAGTTGCAGGAAAAAG CACTGTTTGCTGTTCCCAAGAACTATAAACTGGTGGCTGCGCCATTGTTTGAACTGTATGATAACGCTCCTGGATATGGACCAATCATTTCCAGTCTACCACAGCTGTTGAGCAG gttcAACTTCATTTATAACTAA